DNA from Drosophila busckii strain San Diego stock center, stock number 13000-0081.31 chromosome 2R, ASM1175060v1, whole genome shotgun sequence:
AAATATTGATTAGGATTTATAACCTTTACTTTCTTTTCATACCAGCAGAAATGCTTGTGAGAAAAAGtaacaaataaacttatttaataaactctACTTCAATATTAgctaaatttttctttttgctgcgtATGTTATCAAGGACCTTACAGATAAAATAAGCATGCAAATACTACCGATAGTATGGGGATCATTTCTACTATAATAACCCTTTTAAAACAAAGCGTATTTTGTAGTCAGCTTAACCCAGTAAACACTTCCAATAGCCAAACCACAACTTAAGATAAGAGAGCACTGCAATCAATGTGCTTTGCTTCAATTGGCTTTTATGCaacttgtaaatttttaaagctttctcagcaacaaaactaaatgtttttatgttGCACAAGCAAactctttgttgcttttattggaGAAACAAAAGCGCATTCGGTTGCAATCTCGGTTGCCTTAATTGACTGACGGCAAAGTGCATTTAGTTATTGGTTTATTTTGTCTGTCTGGCACATGCTGCAAGCTGTcgttatatttttctataattgctaaatatttgactGTCAGAGGCGTATACAGGATGCGCCAGCTTAAAGCGTaacacaatttcaattttgtgctTGTAGCTTCAACTTATGTTTGCATGTATGAGTAAATTTTGATTATGCCGACAGCTGCCACAaagtgtggcacacacacacacacatactgtcgccaaaactatttacatacatatgcgtgCAATCGCATTTTGTATGCAGGTATTCGCAACTAGACGaccatttgaatttatgctaACGACACCCTGTGTTTCGTGTAGGGGagaaaatacaataaaagcAGCCCAATTCATTTGTGAgcgagtcacacacacacacacacactaatatacaatgtacacacacacacaaggaAGTCCCAAAAGGCAACGCAGACAAAACATTCACAAAAGCCAgctgaaaatacaaaaagccaGCAGagaatcaaaaaaaaaaaaatacaaatttgtgcaAAAGTAGCAAGAGCAGCCACATTGTGGCAAAAAGCGTAGAGAGTAATGAGAAGCAGAACACAAgaggagaaaaaaaaactagttaGCTTGATGCGGCAgctaaaaaagctaaaattgtaGAACAAACTTTtcattgatatttttatagctgaaaatgtttattttcttctttacATTACTCTCTGCTTTGGCTGTAGCTGTTTACGGCTGGACGCACGCAAAAggtacaaacacacacacacacacagacatacatacatacatatatttatttgatatgcatgtgtgtgtgtgtgattcttttttttgttaaagttgGTGCGTGTGCAAAAGCGttgaatgatgatgatgccatTGCCTTAGCAacggctgctgctcttgttgttgctgctgctgctgtagctcaCACACTCCTGTCGCTTGTCGGCTTTGCCTgtcgttttgtttatttgcgaACAGGCAATGGCGGCAGCCGAACGACGCCAGCCGAACAGCGAGCAGCTGTTGTGGCTCTCTTTGCTCTGCGCACACTGAAGCAAAGTCTGTCAATAATAGTTATGAGTTTTAAGTTAAGAAAAGAGTTTaaatagtaaaattaaaaaaaaatagatacatttttgtgtgctgttatagaattttatttttagaattaaacatacatttttatattatataaaaactgcaaacaaaaaatatttgttactaactattattatttgccatacaaagtaaaatgtaaatttatcattaaataaaacttgcgcttctatatatattaatacattGTTACCttataataaagaaatatttaaatacataaaaaaaacaataacgaAAATAATTGTGTTcaactatatatgtacatatacccATAGAGATTCTCAAAGCTCTTTGAATTACATGCGAATAGaacaattttgtataaagtaatgtaaatatttagttagacCGTCCACTTTAGAAGTAATATTAAATCGTCAACAacttgtaattaataataatttatttatttaaaaataatcagaCTAAGACTCCATCATCAAACCTGtacaagctgcaaaataaaaactacacCCAATGAACAATAATCTAGTTATAATTATAAGATTCCTAAAagaagcaaacattttttataacatcTAACACATCGAACACTATACACAGACTTAATaacaaaactataaaacatttgttataattaagAATAATACTATATAGCATAACTAACCAACACTTAACAACATAGCCAAAGGCCCCAGCTGCCAGTCGCTATACAAAACATAAGCTAgatgttaattttaattatagtcTAGCtgtacataataataataaaataaataaaaactacacCTACATATACCACTAGATATTTACTTATAAGAAAGATTCAAATATctaaaacaaacattaacaacaataaaatagaaatagaattTCTCAAAGTTCATTGAAGCACAGTTTAATGCATGTAAATAGATagattaattttgtaaaaattaatataaataaatatataaacatatacactACAAACATAAGCAGTTTGTTGctatagttaaatatttaagttagacgtaattttaatttattttattttacaattcaatttatttaaaaagaattcaaataataacttatatttaatcatatttattctgtctttaattgttgtatatatCAACAGCTCTTAAGCTGCtcttgcaccactgtgcagcaaaCGCTATGAGTGCGCGCTTACTCTCTTTTGTCACTGAAACTGCCGCTCTTTGCTCTTTTGTTGCCTCGATTTCTGGGGCTCTGGCAAGCTGTTGACGCTGCCGGCTGACGctggcgtcgcagtcgcagtcacagtcgccgtcgctgctcCCTGTTGAGCCTGTGCTCCTGCAGGATAACGCAGTCAGCTCAGTCTTAGTGTGAACGCCTCGCTAGTCCCATGTCAGTCGTGCCTGAGCTTGTGCCagtgtcagtcagtcagtcagtctgccGAGTCAGCCTAGCGCTTAGTTGGAGGAGCGTACTTTcgaaatttttataagctgaCTGCTAATTTTGTGGTTGTGAACCTTTTTGTAGTTCTTTTGTAACGGCCATAAAaacgtaaatattttgtaagcaGCATTTTTTACGCAAAAAGGTTTCGCTAAAAGtcaaagtgcaaacaaaacagcaaacaaataacataaaaacCAGAACTGATAAAGttcacaaaaacaaaaaaaaagttgacgcgtgtaactgtgtgtgtgtgtgtgtatgtgtgtgcgagtgtgtgtaagtgttgttgttgctgctgcaattgattAAACAACAGTCAAACGCTGGTGCTGGAGCTGGTTACCTAGGCCAACTCAAAGCACAGAGACCAAGCAACAGAGTCCTCAGGcggagcaacaataacaatagcaacaacaataaaaatcagcACACAATGGGCTGCAATACCAGTCAGGAGCTGAAGACAAAGGATGGCGCCGCTCTCGATGCGGTCAGCAACGGCGAGCCCGAGCCCAGCGCACCACAATTGGAACTCGATGGTGGCGGTGGCGCTGCCTCTGCTAAGTCCTCGAACAATCATACAAATCACaccaaatcaaattcaattatatccAATGGTGATGCCAAGGCAGCGGCGAAGGCATTCAGCGCCGCCTCCACAAATGGCGTCGCGGAGCGTGCATGCGATAAGGCGGAAATCACCGAATTCAACGATGATGGCGCAGAGGAAGGTAAGAGCGCCAACAGCTCCAAGAGCGCGCAGCTTCAATTATAACATAACAAATATACTTAGCAGACCccaacaaatacatacaatcattgcctttctcgctctctgtatgtgtgtgtgtgtgtgtgtgtttcgatGTGTGTGGGAGCGAGTTTTGGGTGActttcttttgtgtgtgtgcgctccattattatttatagcacttCTGCTTATCAGTTGGGCAGATTACACTGAGAAATATTGTGAGTCCagaatataaaacattttttaggCTGCTAGCCAGTTGATATAAATCGGTTGTCAAGCGTTAAGTCCATAGCGAGCACAACAGAGTAGTTGGCAgaatattttgctatatattcAGTTGAAATAATTTGGGAGTTTCCTCCCCCAACGTTTAAAACACGAACACaactttcatttaattagcccttgcttgtgcttttgttaaaaatctaaaatttcAGTATCAGTTTTCTGCTTCGACTAagattcaattaattttttcagaaccataagcaaaagcaacatttgattttaagcaGCTGTGGCAATTGAAGTTTAGAAAACCTAAAATCATATGACTTATGCTATTTCCACTTCAGAAATTTTAGTACTGGTTgccacaattaaataataatttgcacgctaagtaaattgaatttgaactcTTAACTTAAACTTAAGTCTCTTACATTAGACTCAACTGATAAAAAGAATTAGCATAATATGTAAGTAAGCAAAAGCTGAAAGAGTGTTGCATagtagcttaaaattattagtggcatatttattttcattactttAATTCATTATTGATTCTCTATTATTACTTATAGAAAACTGACATCATAGTGTTGATTATAATCATGTGACATATATGTCACAATTCTTAGCTAGTcgagtattttttaaatttattacttcCAAGTTGTTAGAGCTTACAAAAATGTATAGaacttataattatttcttgccattttcgctcagtgtatgCACTTACAGTGCGTAGCAATTTAGCCGCCTGTTTGCTGTCGCCATTTCCAATCCAATAACGTGTTTAATGGCCtcgcaaatatatattgtttcaCATATTCCGATCCCAAAATTCATGACTTCTTTATGCGACGCTACACTGTACAACATAAGAGCGAGAATTCACCGGCTACACATTTATGCTTACGACTTGTTGGTTTctctgcaaattgttgctgcccttTGGCAAATTTGTGCTGCACTTAACTTGCGTTAAGTAGCCGCACTGTGAGCCAATGCTGTTTATTATGCTTATGTTATCTAATAAGCGTAGCGTAgcgcaaatatatatttttatgatagCTGCAAGCGCAGgacatatacataaatcatttaagAGAGCAAACTAAGGAAATTCATTGT
Protein-coding regions in this window:
- the LOC108597323 gene encoding uncharacterized protein LOC108597323 isoform X2, whose protein sequence is MGCNTSQELKTKDGAALDAVSNGEPEPSAPQLELDGGGGAASAKSSNNHTNHTKSNSIISNGDAKAAAKAFSAASTNGVAERACDKAEITEFNDDGAEEDEEPEVEILIPHHHHHHGSKKIHRNPLKNLDLDFKFDVNSF